Below is a window of Melospiza georgiana isolate bMelGeo1 chromosome 18, bMelGeo1.pri, whole genome shotgun sequence DNA.
CGGCAGGTGGTGGATCACTACGAGAACCCGCGCAATGTCGGCTCCCTCGACCGCAATTCCAAGAACGTGGGCACCGGCCTGGTGGGCGCCCCGGCCTGCGGCGACGTCATGAAGCTGCAGGTGACCTTGGGGACTCGTTGGCACCTGGGTGGGGTCACACGGCGCTGTTGCTAGGTTTAAAGCTGCCCGTGTCCCCTCACCTTCCCTCATGCCCGCCCTGTGCCCGGGGCAGGGCCAGTCCCGCTCCCCTCGGGCCCGGCTGGGGGGACCTGGCCGCGCTGAACCGGGCACTGAAGTGTCCCCAGAATGGGCACTGAAGTGTCCCCAAAATGCTCCCGCAGGTGGAAGTGGATGAGAACGGCAAGATCGTGGACGCTCGCTTCAAAACGTTCGGCTGCGGCTCAGCCATCGCCTCCAGCTCGCTGGCCACGGAGTGGGTCAAAGGGAAAACGGTGAGGGAGCTCCGGGAAGGCTGCAGGGCTTCCCACGTGCCTGTGTTCTCTTTTGGGATCGTGGAGGAAATGCTCTTCAGGGAggtccctgcactgctctgtgctggtggAGTGACTGGCAGCACTGTCAGGGTTTCACTTGTAGGGCAGTAATTGTCTTTTTCTCATCAGAGAGTCATTAAGGTTGGGAAAGCCCTCTAAGaacatcaagtccaaccattcccccagcactggcagctccacCACTGATCATATCCTCAAGCGCCACATCTACGTGGAACAATTCCACCAGGAAATTTCTTTGTGTCTTATGCAATGAGCAAAACCAGGCTGATGGCAGAAATTTTAATTATAGAGGACCTTTAGATAATTTCTGTCAGCAGCAAATGCACCTCAGTGTTGTGATAGAGGATGAACAGACTCAAAACAGGCCAAGTGGGGACAGTGTGTGACACTGATATGTCATCAGACATTCCTTAATTCCCACgtccctcactgccctgggcagctgagAGGATCTCTCCTGTGGattctgctggctctggggcatTAAACCTTCTTAGCAAACACAAAGAGCAGGGCCCTTGACCACCTCTGCCTGTGTTCCAGGTTGATGAAGCGCTGAAAATCAAGAACACAGATATTGCCAAGGAACTCTGCCTTCCCCCTGTCAAACTGCACTGCTCCAGTAAGTAAAAACCCTGGATCTCAGACACTCTGGAAATAGCACAGATGCTTCTGAAGGCTGTTTTCCAAACAATTTCTGCACAACCTTGTCCTTAAGAGAAAACATGTTCAGATTTCAGGGTTAATTCAAGAATTATCAGATCACTTCAATATTTTGGAGCCTGTAGCTCAGCAGACTGATAATAAACAATCAGATTTTGAATTCTGTTATTATCTGAAGTTATATTACATTAAATCAGCATTGTAGGAATTCAATATTTTAGGAATTCTATTCAGATTCTACTCCTAAGGCCAGTCTGTGCTGCTGGTCGTTTGCTTACTGCtgcctgcttttgtttttatttgttttgtccTAAAAGCCATTGAATTGTCCTTAAAAtgcaaatccttttttttttttttttcactttgcagTGCTGGCTGAAGACGCCATCAAGGCTGCCTTGGCTGATTACAAACTGAAGCAGGATCCAAACAGAGAATCCAACAAAGAATCCGACAAAACAGCCGACAATGCCTGAACTGCCTGCGCAGCTTCCCCTCCTCACTCCCTCCTCACTCTGCAGTGCAATTCCCGAGCTGTTGTAGGACCCTGTGCACTACTCAAGCTGTAAGATACGCACAAGTTACGCACAACGTGTCCCTGTGGTGTCCAGGCACCCCCTAGTGCTCccctggctgggggctgctgtcCCCTCGGGAATGCCGCGGGACGACTCCGCTCCGGAGACCCAACCCCGCTGTCCGGTACTGGAAGGGCTgcacttttcatttttgttttgggaAGATGTCTAGTTTTGCCTAATATCTCATGGAATTTGGTGGGAAGCGTTGCCCTGGtttggatgtgtgtgtgtgtgtgtgagatgtGGGGCCGtccctggctctggctgggTCAGGGTTGGTTTCGTAATCCAGGAGCAAATTCCTGCTCTTGGAATTCTGGGAATGTTTTGCTGGTGCCAAAGGGAAAAGTGACCAGGAAACACCGGTGGTTTCTGCTCTCATCCTGTCACCACTTAATTTTTGAAGCACTTGTTTGAGGAGCAGCCtgaattttggggtgttttctcTAAGAATTCACTTCCTCACTCACCAGGTGCTCTCTTAGAGCTGTAAGTCCTGGGttagaggaaggtgtccctgcccaaggaaAGGGTTTGCAACTGGATGACCTTAAGGATCCCTTCATACCCAAACCCCACTCCAATATTCCCTAAAGTACACCCTCAGAGTGGAACCCCAGTGGGGAAATAGCAGAGCTGGAGTGCAGAGCTGAGGGGGAGCTCCCAGAGTTCCTCTTTTCTGAAGGAGTATTTCCAAACCAAGCAGACAACACATTGGCAGACTTCACTTTTTAACCTTCTAACCCCCCACGAGACACATCACTTCCCATTTTTCATACTGAGGGTGTTGTTAAACATTTAAaaccacatttaaaaaaaaaaaaataattgtctcATCCTGCTCCATCCGGGCacaatatttgtaattttgaaCACAGAGGTCACACGTTGCTGCGAGTTTGTCACTCACAAGGTCCCTCTTGTGGTTCCTCAGCTCCTGGCACCCTCCAGCAGTGAGGAATGTACCTCTCCCTCATGGAACCATCCTGCTATTTCctggtttaaaaacaaaaccagggaaaCTTCACCCACTCTACATTTGCTTTGGGAGAAAACCAGCTCTGTGTGGTGACACACGCTTCCCAAGGGAAGGTTGTCCTGGGGCAAGGACATAATAGGATAAAACACGGGGACACAGGAGGTTCAGGGgtacagggctgtgctgcttttggggCAGAACGGCCTCACTCACCTTCCAGGGTTCCCTGctgttcccacagcagcagctgcaccccAGGGCCGTGGCTgagtccccacagcccctcctcagccccacagctgtGGGTACAAGATAAAGGTTTCCTGGAAGGGCACGTCATGTGCTGATGTGGGGACTGATAa
It encodes the following:
- the ISCU gene encoding iron-sulfur cluster assembly enzyme ISCU gives rise to the protein MAALRAAGAALLRPRAGPAPAVLGYHKKVVDHYENPRNVGSLDRNSKNVGTGLVGAPACGDVMKLQVEVDENGKIVDARFKTFGCGSAIASSSLATEWVKGKTVDEALKIKNTDIAKELCLPPVKLHCSMLAEDAIKAALADYKLKQDPNRESNKESDKTADNA